In Phoenix dactylifera cultivar Barhee BC4 unplaced genomic scaffold, palm_55x_up_171113_PBpolish2nd_filt_p 000480F, whole genome shotgun sequence, the genomic window CatgtaggaggaggaggaggaggaggaggaggaggagcctcCCACGGCGTCTGCTTCCCGGGCTGCCAAAATAAGGCTAGAATCCACATTGCGTCGTATGTACGGAAAAGGAAGATGGGAGGCAGGGGAGGGAAGAGAAAGGGAGAGCAAGTGTCGGATACCTTGAGCCACGAAGGAACGTTGCTTTTGTAACCCGTTGCCAGAATTATGGAGTCGAACTGCTCCTCTCTCCCATCGACGAACTTTGCTCCCGTCCTCATTATCTCTTTCACCCCTCGCATCACCTTCATGTAAAGCAGCCAGACAGAaaggtaagaaaaaaaaaatacagaccACAACAAAGATCACCCATCCCCCGTGAACTCCCGCATCCATCCTATTCTCAGCTATAACTGCAGTACTGTCCTGCTGTGGACCTAACTGCTCCTGGCTCTCCTTCCTAAACCAAAGAAACTGTTAACTCTGCCAATAAAGCGACTTGCTTAGTGGAAGTCagaatatatatgcatatatgtatgtacagttAGTCTAGGATAAGACTAAACTCAGTTGGATATCGGCGACTACAATTTCTGTGAAAATCCAGTGCACGGCATCGGCAAGGAAACAGTTAAAATGGAGGACCTCAAATCAATCACATCATCAAAAAAGACTGAACGAGAGCCCACGGAAAGATGaggacatgttttttttttttttttttgggtacaagaGGACATGGTTCACTGGAGTTGGATTTCAAAAAGTTCTACTCGCCCCACCAATAAATAAAAGAGactagagggggagagagagagagagagagagagagagagaagtttgaTCAGGATTGACTGACCTTAATGTTGCCAGACTTGATCTGAGCGAGCGCGCCCACGTCCAGGACCGGGGTCTTCCCGGTCAGGTTCTTCAGCTCGATGGGCCCCGTCTTGGGCCTTGGGAGGCCGAGCCGGTCAGTGTCTCCCAGGGTCTGGCGGGCCACCGCCAGGAGGAACTTGTCCACTAGCCTCAGCGGAAGCCATCTCAGGAGAAACATGGCCACCCCAAATGTTGACAATCCGAACATCTCCCTCGGCAACACATGCACCTATTTTTAATCATCAACGAGTTGGGAGGAAGACAGCGTCGATTATTCCTATTTTCAGAACAAAATCATCTTAACAACAGCTATCACTACATACGGTCTAATGGAACaaacaaggaagaaagaagagagattcCATCATTTCTTCTGCTTTCTATTTTATATACTCCCAAACTTAATAGGAAAAACGGCTTCCAACTTTAGGAATATATAAGAACATAAGAACACAACTCAGACTGAGAGTAAACTATAGGAACATAGCTATGGAAGGTTGCAGTAATGAGAACAGCGGACTCCTTAACCCCCCAACCAtccttaaaaaacaaaaagaaaatcagaCTATAGTCTGCAGcactttttttaattgaatgaGTTCCATCACACCTTCTATATATACTTCCTAGTTCCTACCTATACGGCGTCAACTTAATAGAATAAATGGTTACAGAACTAATAGCAGCAAGAAAAGAAGCGACTTCAAGGTGGCTATAATAAGATGTTAAACTTCACTAGCCAGTAAGGCTTGTAACCTGACTCATGGAAGAAGTTGTTATCTATAGAAAGCTGTGAACAAATGAAGCAAAAGAACAGGATAAGCGACTCACAGTGTTCCTGACCACCATATGAGGCCTGGCATTGTGCCTGCAGAGATCCAAGCTTACTTCCATTCCAGAATTCCCACAGCCCATCACCAAGACCTTCTGCCTCTCGAAGTCGGCCCCCGACTTGTAGTCGCACGTGTGGATCACCCGGCCGCCGAACACAGCCGTCGATATGTCCGGCATCACCGGCTCCGCGTTCTCCCCCGTCGCCACCACCAGCCACCGGCTCACCAGCTCCTCCCCCCGGGTACGGACTCGCCACCCCCCGACCGCCGAGTCAAACTCGGCGTTCAAGACCTCAGTCCCAAACCGGGGTTGGATAGCGAAGAAGGCGGCGTAGGCTTCCATGTAGGCCACGAACTGGTCCTTGGAGGGGTACTTGGGAAATTCCTTGGGGAAACCCATCAATGGAAGCTCGCAGAACTTTTTGGGGAGGTGGAGCTTGAGGCGGTCGTAGGTGCGGTGCTGCCAGAGGGAAGCCACGCAGTCGGACTTCTCGAGGACGGTGGCGGGAACGCCGGCGTTGGCGAGGCAGGCGGCGACGGCGAGGCCGGACGGACCGGCGCCGACGACGATGGGGCCGGAGACCCAGGTGCTCCTAAGCTTCGGGTTCCCCTCCGCCGAATAACCCATGTGACGGCGTGCTCTGTTTCTCCCCCCCTCCCTATTGTCTGGGTCCAAAACGCTTCTATATTTTTCCCACTCGGTTTTCTATTCCAGCTCTAAAAAAAGGCTCTGCTTTTTACTTTCTGTTGGTTTCTTTTTCTTCGCTTTTTACTGTTGGAGAATGGGGGGAGCTCGAGGGATTTTATAGCGTAGGAAGGGGAAGGGTTCTGGAACTTGGGCACTCATTTGGggtttatggttgggttttgctTGCGGAGAAGAACAGCAGAGCAAGGAGTAAGAAAGCGCAAAAGCGTGATGACTAAGGCAAAGGATTTGGTGCTCTCCATATGGCGCCATCATTTACGACCACACTtcctctctctcgctcgctcgctcgctctcgCCCTCTCGCTCTCGGGCACGCGCACATAAGGGAGGGTTTTGGATGTAAATCGTTGACATAGGCGAAGTTAATGATCTTTAAATGTACTCGGATGAAGAGAGAACCTTCTCTCTTGAATTTATCGGGGATGGTCAAAGGAAGTCTTGTTATTATCTCCTTATGGGGTCCACGTGGGGGCATTAGCTTAACTGTCATGACACTCAGCAGTGCACAGGGGAAATGCTCAAgtaactcaaaaaaaaatcactccGTCCCATTGCTCCCTCCTAATTGGTGTAAAAAATCCGAGCAACTTTTCGAGTAAGTTTTGAAATTGCTAATTTAGCGGTATTATTGTGGTTGAATTCTGGCCTAAGAGTGACCACCCTGAAAAAAAGCCAAGGGGACACCGGTCGAGACCGAAAAAGGTCACTTTCCGCACTCTAGGgcacctgcacaaagccttggcCAGAAAATTGCCTTGTGAACGCCGTCCTATGGACTCGCACCCACGAGAAGAGGGTGCAGACTGGGCTGTCACCTGCTGCAGACCTTGAACGGCCGCGATGAGTTTTTAGACCTGCTGGACGAGCAGACTCTATCGCTCTAGCAGGACCTGAGAAACTTGGGCTGCCGGTGTCGCAGGTGGTGGACTTTGGAGCAAGTTGCCGGAAGTTGGTTTCCGACGTCTCGATGCGTTAGAAGCTCCTCGATTCCTTAACCTCATGATCACGACTcagacccttcctctagcgccaaatgTTGTGGCTGAAATTCGTTCCTGCTGGAGTCCCCTCGGCCTCTTTCAGCGTGGTCACTCTTAGGCCAGATTTCAACTACAAcatgtataattttttttgataaatcaaatttATTAAATCGATGCAGAAGAAATACttccataaaaatcaaaaaaaaaaaattgtacgaatatccttttaaatatcgaattttgcatgaatactctttcaaaattaatattt contains:
- the LOC103697484 gene encoding indole-3-pyruvate monooxygenase YUCCA1; this translates as MGYSAEGNPKLRSTWVSGPIVVGAGPSGLAVAACLANAGVPATVLEKSDCVASLWQHRTYDRLKLHLPKKFCELPLMGFPKEFPKYPSKDQFVAYMEAYAAFFAIQPRFGTEVLNAEFDSAVGGWRVRTRGEELVSRWLVVATGENAEPVMPDISTAVFGGRVIHTCDYKSGADFERQKVLVMGCGNSGMEVSLDLCRHNARPHMVVRNTVHVLPREMFGLSTFGVAMFLLRWLPLRLVDKFLLAVARQTLGDTDRLGLPRPKTGPIELKNLTGKTPVLDVGALAQIKSGNIKVMRGVKEIMRTGAKFVDGREEQFDSIILATGYKSNVPSWLKGGGFLFTKEGMAKGPFPDGWKGENGLYCVGFTKRGLLGTTWEALNIARDISLQWKEIHRSHNLHRNSPL